In Kribbella amoyensis, the genomic stretch TGGACCCGAAGAAGCGCGCCGGCCTGCTCCGCCGGTTCGACCTGGACCCGACCAAGAAGGGCCGGACGTACTCGAAGGGCAACCGGCAGAAGGTGGCCCTGGTCGCTGCGCTGGCCTCGGACGTCGAGCTGCTGATCCTGGACGAACCCACCTCCGGCCTGGACCCGCTGATGGAGGAGGTGTTCCGGCAGTGCATCGAGGAGGAGCGGCACCGCGATCGCACCGTGCTGCTGTCGAGCCACATCCTCTCCGAGGTCGAGGCGCTCTGCGACCGGGTCAGCATCATCCGCAAGGGCAAGGTGGTCGAGACCGGCACGCTGTCCGACCTGCGGCACCTGACCCGGACCTCGGTCCAGGCCGAGCTGGCGACCGCGCCGAACGGGCTGGCGAACCTGCCCGGTGTGCACAGCCTCGAGGTCGACGGCCACCGGGTGCGTTGTGAGGTCGACACCGCCCAGCTGGACGCGATCATGCGGCAGTTGTCGGCGGCCGGGATCAAGAGCCTGGTCGCGCAGCCGCCGACGCTGGAGGAGTTGTTCCTGCGGCACTACGAGGACGACACCGTCGCGGCGGAACCGGAGGCGGCACTGCGATGAAGGACTTCGTCGGCACCGGAACCCTGGTCCGGCTGGCGCTGCGCCGGGACCGGATCCAGATCCCGTTGTGGATCGTCGTCTTCGCGGGGACCGCGGCCGGATCGGCGCAGGCGTCGATCGAGCTGTACCCGGACGTGAAGTCCCGCGTCGAGGCGGCCATGACGACGAACTCGTCGCCCGCGTTGGTCTCGTTGTACGGGCGGATCTACGACACCACCTCGCTGGGTGAGCTGTCACTGTTCAAGCTGACCTCGTTCGGCGCGCTGCTGGTCGCGTTGCTCTGCGCGATCCTCGTCGTCCGGCACACCCGGAGCGAGGAGGAGAGCGGCCGGCTCGAACTGCTCAGCGCCGGCGTTCTCGGCCGGTACGCCGCGGTCACGGCGGGGTTGATCGTGGCGGCTCTCACCGCGATCCTGCTCGGCCTGGTGACCGCGGTGAGCCTGATCGGCATCGGACTGCCCGCGGCCGGGTCGTTCGGGTTCGGGCTCACCTGGGCGTCGGCCGGTCTCGCCTTCGCCGGGGTGGGCGCGTTGACCGCGCAGCTCACCGAAGGCGCCCGGGCCGCGAACGGGCTGACCGCGATCGTGCTCGGCGTCTCGTACGTGCTGCGCGCGATCGGTGACTCGTCGGCCGACGGCGGGAGCCGGTGGGTGTCGTGGTTGTCGCCGATCGGGTGGGCCCAGCAGATCCGGCCGTTCGCCGGAGACCGGTTCGTGGTGGCGCTGGCGCCGTTGGCGTTCCTGGTTCTGCTGGTCGCCGCGGCGTTCGCGCTGATCCGGCGACGCGACATCGGGGCCGGTCTGGTCCGTCCGCGGCCGGGCCCGGCGACGGCGGCGCCTTCGTTGCGGTCGCCGCTCGCGCTGGCCTGGCGGTTGCACCGAGGCGCCTTGTATGGCTGGGGTTTCGCGTTCCTGCTGCTCGGGTTCATCGTCGGGAACATCGCCAGCAACGTGGACGGGTTCGTCAGTTCGGCGAGCGCGAAGGAGCTGGTGCAGAAGCTCGGCGGCGTCGAGGGGATCACGGACGCGTTCCTGTCCACCGAGATGGGCATGCTCGGCCTGCTCGCGTCCGCGTTCGGGATCCAGGCCGCGCTCCGGCTGCGGTCCGAGGAGACCGCGCTCCGCGCCGAACCGCTGCTCGCGACCGGAGTCACCCGGGCGCGTTGGCTGGCGAGCCACGTGGTGATGGCGTTGTTCGGTACCGCGGTCCTGGTCCTGGTCGGCGGCCTCGGTTCGGGGATCTCTTCCGGCGCGGCCCTCGGGAACATGGGCCGCCAGGTCCCACGGATGATCGCGGCCGCCGCGGTCCAGTTGCCCGCGATCTGGGTCGTCACGGCGCTCGTCGTCCTGCTGTTCGGGCTGGCGCCGAAGCTGGTCACGGCCGGCTGGCTCCTCTACGGCTTCTTCCTGCTGGTCGGCCAGTTCGGCGCGATCTTCGACCTGCCGCAAGCGGTGATGGACATCAGCCCGTACGCCCACACGCCCCGCCTCCCCGGCAGCGACTTCACCGCGTCCCCGGTGATCTGGCTGACCGCGCTGGCAGCCCTCCTCCTGGCCACCGGCTTCACCACCTTCCGCCGCCGCGACATCGGCTGACCCCAGGCCACCGGTCCGCCCGCCCAACGCCCGCGGGCGGACCGGGCTCTGTCGGCGGCTGCTGCGAGCATCGCCGCATGATCAAAGGGATCCTGATCGCCGAAAGCCTCCGCCCCGGAACCGACCTCGCCGTCCCGGGGCTCCGTCTCGCCCGGCTCACGCGTACCGACGTCAGCGGCTCGGTGGTCGCCACTCAGCCGACGCTGTGGACCCTGCTCCACTTCGAGGCAGCGGACGAGCTCGCCGACGAGCTGGCGCAGGCCCTCGCCGGGAGCCTGCGGCCCGAGGACGGGTGGTACGCCGATTTCACCGTCGGCGAGGACCATGTCGTCGTCTTCACCGGCAAGGTGTTCCGGTATCGCCGGGGTGACGAGGCGGGCCGGGCTGAGGCGGTTGCGTATGGGCGGGCCGCGGGGACGCCGGAACACCAGCTCGACTGGGGTGCCTGAGCCACGCGTCACAGTGTGGGCGTTGCCACGGACCGGCTCGGGTCGGGCATCTACGATCGGCGGGTGGAATCGGTGTTGAGTGGGCGGTCGGGGGAGTTCGTCGAGTTCTGGACGGCGCGGCGGTTGTGCATGCTCAGTACCGTGCGCAAGAACGGGACCGTGCACGTGGTGATGGTCGGGGCGACCGTGGACTGGGATGCCGGGATCGTGCGGGTGATCTGTTCGGGAGGTTCGCACAAGGCTCGGCAGATCCGGGACGCCGGGGCGGCCGGTGCCGCGGTCGCGGTGAGCCAGACCGAGGCGGGGAAGTGGTCCACGCTCGAAGGGCGGGCCGTGGTGAGCGCGGATCCGGAGCGCGTCGCGGAGGGCGTTCGGCGGTACACCGAGCGGTACCGGGCGCCGCGGGTGAATCCCGAGCGGGTCGTCCTCGAGATCACCGTGACGAAGGTGTTCGGCAATGCCTGAGCTGACCGTGGTCGGGATCGGGGCCGACGGCTGGGACGGGCTCGCGCCGTCCGGGCGGCACGCGGTCGAGGCGGCCGAGGTGGTGATGGGCAGCGGGCGGCAGCTCGGCCTGGTACCGGACGGGTCCGCCGCGAAGGTGGCGTGGCCGTCGCCGTTGTCCGAAGCGCTGCCCGGCTTGCTCGCGGAGTACGGCGAGCGCCGGATCTGCGTCCTGGCCAGCGGGGATCCGACCTTCCACGGGATCGGGACGACGTTGACGCGGTTGCTCGGGGCCGGTGCGGTCCGGGTGATCCCGCATCCGTCGAGCGTCTCGCTGGCCTGTGCCCGGCTCGGCTGGCCGCAGGACCAGGTGCAGGTGGTCAGCCTGGTCGGCCGGCCCACCGACCTGGTCCAGCCGCACGTTCAACCCGGGCGCCGGCTGGTCGTCCTGAGCTGGGGCGCGCAGACCCCGGCCGAGGTGGCTCAGTTGCTGACGGCAAGGGGTTTCGGGGCCAGCGAGTTCACCGTGCTCGAACAACTGGCGGCGCCCGGCGAGCTGGTCCGGACGACGACGGCCGCGACCTGGGACCACGAGGTCGACGCGCTCAACGTGATCGGCGTGCTCTGCCGGGCCGACCAGGACGCGCCGTTGTTGCCGACGACACCAGGGCTGCCCGACTCGGCGTACGAGAGTGACGGGCAACTGACGAAGCGCGAGGTCCGGGCGGTGACGTTGTCGCGGCTGGCCCCGATACCAGGGCAGCTGCTGTGGGACGTCGGGGGTGGCGCGGGGAGTATCGCGATCGAGTGGTCGCGGCACCACCCGACCTGCAAGGCGGTCGCGATCGAGAAGGACCCGGACCGGGCGAAGCGGCTCGAACGGAACGCGGCCACCCTCGGCGTCGCGGTACGGACCGTGGTCGGCGCGGCCCCCGAAGCGCTGGCCGGGTTGGAGGCGCCTGACGCGGTGTTCGTCGGCGGTGGCGCCACGGCCGGCGGCATGATCGAGGCGTGCTGGGCGGCCCTGGCTCCGGGTGGCCGGCTCGTGGTCAACGGGGTCACGCTGGAGACCGAGGTCCTGATCGCCCGCTGGTACGCCGAACTGGGCGGCGACCTGGTCCGGTTGTCGGTGGAACGCGCGGCCCCGGTCGGCGGGATGACCGGCTGGCGGCCCGCGATGCCGGTGACGATCTGGAGCGTGACCAAATGACCGTGCACTTCATCGGGGCCGGACCGGGGGCCGCGGACCTGATCACCGTTCGCGGCCGGGACCTGATCGCCGCCTCGCCCGTCTGTCTGTACGCGGGTGCCCTGGTCCCGGTCGAGCTCCTCGGCCACTGTCCGCCGGGAGCCCGCAAGGTCGACACCGCGAACCTGGACCTCGACCAGATCCTCGCCGAGCTCGCGGCCGCGCACGAACGCGGTGACGACGTGGCCCGGTTGCACTCCGGCGATCCCGCGGTGTTCAGCGCGATGGCCGAGCAGATGCGCCGCCTGGACGCGCTCGGCATCCCGTACGACGTGACGCCCGGCGTGCCCGCGTTCGCGGCGGCCGCGGCGTCGCTCGGTCGTGAACTGACCGTGCCCGAGGTCGGCCAGACGGTCATCCTGACCCGGATCGCCGCCCGCGCGACCGCGATGCCGCCGCGGGAGGACCTGGCGACGCTCGGGGCCAGCCGCGGCACGATCGTCCTGCACCTCGCCGTCCAGCACATCGAGCGCCTGGTCGACGAGCTGGTCCCGAACTACGGCGAGGACTGCCCGGTCGCCGTCGTGGCCCGCGCCAGCCGGCCGGACGAGCTGGTCCTGCGCGGAACGCTGGCCGACATCGCCAAGCAGGTCCGCGGAGCCGGAGTACTGCGCACCGCGGTCGTCATCGTCGGCCGCACCCTGGCGGCCGCCAACTTCCCGGACAGCCACCTGTACTCCACCACCCGCGACCGGCACTGACATGAGGGTCCTGCTCCTGGGCGGAACCGGCGAAGCCCGCGAGCTCGCCCAGGCGCTGACCGACGAGCCGGGCGTTGAGGTCGTGTCGTCGCTGGCCGGCCGTACGTCGGACGCACGGTTGCCCCCGGGCGCAGTACGGCAGGGCGGCTTCGGTGGGGTCGACGGCCTGGTCCGGTGGATCCAGGAGCACGCGGTCGATGCCGTGGTCGACGCGACGCATCCGTTCGCCGCGGTGATGACGGATCACGCCGCGGAGGCTGCCCGTACGTCCGGGGTGCCGTTACTCGTACTGCGGCGCCCCGGGTGGACCGAGTCGCGCGGAGACGAGTGGCACTGGGTGTCGTCCGCGGAGGCGGCCGCGAAGGTGCTTCCGGCGGTCGGGTCCCGTGCGTTCCTGACGATCGGGCAGCAGGGGTTGTCGGCGTTCGCGGGGACCGGGCTGTGGATGGTCGCGCGGTGCGTCGATCCGCCGGAACCACGGCCGGACTGGTGCACGCTGATCCTCGACCGCGGGCCGTACGACCTGGACGGTGAGCTGGCGTTGTTCCGCGAGCACCGGTTCGACGTGCTGGTGACGAAGGACAGCGGGGGACCGCAGACGGTCGCGAAGCTGGTGGCGGCGCGGCAGCTCGGCGTACCGGTGGTGGTGATCCGGCGGCCGCCGTTGCCCGCCGGGGTGGTCGCGGTGCCGACGGTGGACCAGGCCGTCGAGTGGGTCCGGGGGCGTCGGTAGACTCGCGATCCCATGGGAATTCAGATCGCGCCTAGCATCCTGTCCGCCGACTTCGCCCGGCTCGCCGACGAGGCCGCCGCCGTGTCGAACGCCGACTGGCTGCACGTCGACGTGATGGACAACCACTTCGTCCCGAACCTCACCCTCGGGATGCCGGTGGTCGAGTCGCTGGCCAAGGCCGCCGCGCAACCGCTGGACTGCCACCTGATGATCGAGGACCCGGACCGCTGGGCGCCCGGGTACGTCGAGGCGGGCGCGTCCAGCGTGACCTTCCACGTCGAGGCGTGCCGCGCGCCGATCCGGACCGCGCGGGAGATCCGGGCCAAGGGCGCCCGGGCCTCGATGGCGCTCCGCCCGGCCACCCCGATCGAGCCGTACGAGGACCTGCTGCCCGAGCTGGACATGATCCTGATCATGACCGTCGAGCCCGGCTTCGGCGGCCAGAAGTTCCTCGACGTCTGCCTGCCGAAGATCCGCCGTACCCGGCAGTTGCTGGACCGCCACGGCCTCGACCTCTGGATCCAGATCGACGGCGGCGTCTCGGCGGAGACCATCGAACGCTGCGCCGAGGCCGGTGCCGACGTCTTCGTGGCCGGCTCCGCGGTCTACGCCGCCGACGACCCCAACGCCATGGTCGAGAACCTCCGCACCCTCGCCCAGAAAGCCACTCCGTCCCACTGAGCCCGGTGACCGGAAACTCCGTCTGCGAGGATGGGGAGAAGGTTTCCGGGAGGTTGGAGTGTGCCGTGACTGAGCACAAGCCGGTCGAGAGCTGGTTGACCGACATGGACGGGGTGCTGGTTCATGAGGAGCGCGCGATTCCCGGGGCGGCCGAGTTCATCCAGGCCCTGCAGGAGTCGGGGCGGAAGTTCCTGGTCCTGACGAACAACTCGATCTTCACCCCGCGGGACCTGCGCGCCCGGTTGCTTGCCGGGGGCATCGATGTGCCGGAGTGGTCGATCTGGACGAGTGCGCTGGCGACCGCGCAGTTCCTGGACGACCAGCGGCCCGGCGGCACGGCGTACGTGATCGGCGAGGCCGGGCTGACGACGGCGCTGCACGAGATCGGCTACGTCCTGACCGAGCGGGACCCCGACTACGTCGTACTGGGGGAGACCCGGACGTACTCGTTCGAGGCGATCACCAAGGCGATCCGGCTGATCCGGGACGGCGCCCGGTTCCTGGCCACGAACCCGGATCCCACCGGCCCGTCGACCGAGGGCCCGCTGCCCGCCACCGGCTCCGTGGCCGCACTGATCACCCGCGCCACCGGCGTCGCGCCGTACTTCGTGGGCAAGCCGAACCCGTTGATGATGCGCAGCGCGCTGAACCGGATCGAGGCGCACTCGGAGACCACGGTGATGATCGGTGACCGGATGGACACCGACATCATCAGCGGCCTCGAAGCCGGGCTACGCAGCGTCCTCGTCCTGTCCGGGTCCACCGGCGAACACGAGGTGGACCGGTTCCCGTACCGGCCGACGCGCATCGTGGAGTCGATCGCCGACGTGGTCCCGCTGGTCACCGCACTGGCTTGACGGTCAGCAGACCGCGACGAAGGAGTACCCGCGGGCCCGCAATGTCTTGAGGATCGTGGGCAGCGCCGCGATGGTCTGAGTCCGGTCACCGCCGCCGTCGTGGAACAGGATCACGGTGCCCGGCTTCACCCCGGCGAGGACCCGCTTCGTGATCGCGGCCGCGCCGGGCCGGGTCCAGTCGCGGGAGTCGACGTCCCAGAGGGTGAGCTTCTTGCCGAGGCCGGTCGCCCTGGTCTGGACCAGCTTGTTCACCGCCCCGTACGGCGGCCGGACGCAGCGCGGGGTGACGGCGGTCTGGGCCTGGATCGCGCGGTCCGTGTCACTGACCTGCTCCTCGAACTTCGGCCACGACAGCAGCCGCAGATCCGCGTGCGTCCAGGTGTGGTTCTGCACGCTGTGCCCGTCGGCGTGGATCCGCTTGGTCAGGTCCGGGTGCTTCTCCACGTTCCGGCCGACCTCGAAGAACGTCGCCTTCGCCTCGAAGGTCCGCAGGATCGCCAGGATCTGCGGCGTGTACTTCGGCTCCGGGCCGTCGTCGAAGGTGAGATAGACCGGTTTCGCCGGCGGCGCCGGGGTGGTGCCGGCCTTCGCGGGGGGAGCGGCCGCGGCCGGTGAACCGCCTGCCTTGTTGTGCCGCCCGGGGGAATTGGCGAAAGAAATGAGCACGATGATCAGCACCGAGAGCAGCAGGGCGGCCGGGGCCGCCAAGCTGCGCAGGTGTTCGGTCCGTACTCGAGCAATCACACGTCCCCCCAGACGTCGGTGACCTCACTGTGCTCCTCCCCACCCTCGGATGGAATGCCTGAGAAGTCAGGCAGACACGCCGGTCGGGGCGGAGCGGAGCTCAGAGCACCTGGGAGAGGAACTGCCGCAGCCGCGGTGACTCGGCCGCCGTGAAGACCTGCTCCGGGGCGCCCTGCTCGACCACGACGCCCTGGTCCATGAACGCGACCTGGTCCGCGACCTGCCGGGCGAAGCCCATCTCGTGGGTGACCACGACCATCGTCATCCCGGCCGCGGCGAGGTCGGCCATCAGCGAAAGCACGCCCTTGACCAGCTCCGGGTCGAGCGCCGAGGTGGCCTCGTCGAACAGCATCACCTCGGGCTTCATCGCCAGCGCCCGGGCGATCGCGACTCGCTGCTGCTGGCCGCCGGACAGGTTGCCGGGCCGGGCCGACGCCTTCTCCCGCAGCCCGACCAGGTCCAGCTGGGCGAGCGCCGCTTCGGCCGCCTCGTCCTTGCCGAGCTTGCTGATCTTGCGCAACGGCAGGGTGATGTTGTCGAGCACCGACTTGTGCGGGAACAGGTTGAAGTGCTGGAAGACCATCCCGATCCGCCGGCGCAGCTCGTCCGGATTCGTCCGCAGCACCGAGTCGCCGCCGAGCCGGATGTCTCCGGCGTCCGGCTCCAGCAGCCGGTTCACCGCACGCAACAGGGTCGACTTGCCGGATCCGGACGGCCCGATCACGCAGGCGGTCCGGCCGGCCGGGACGGTCAGGTCGACGCCGCGCAGGACCTTGTTCGTCCCGAAGGCGAGCTCGATCCCGGACACCTCCAGGCTCGCGGCCTTGTACTCCGTGCCCGCCGGGCGGGTCTCAACGGTGGTCGGCATGAACGAGCTCCTCCACGTCGGCAGGGGTCTGGTCCTCGGGCCGGCCCTCGCGCAGCCGCTTGTCGAACCAGTTGACCAGGTGGGTCAGCGGCACCGTGATCAGCAGGTAGAAGATCCCGGCGAGCAGCAGCGGCGACAGGTTGCCGTTGGTCGCCGCCGCGTCCTGGCCGATCCGGAACAGCTCCCGCTGACTGGCCAGCAGGCCGAGGAAGTACACCAGGCTGGACTCCTTCACCAGCGCGATGAACTGGTTGACCAACGCCGGCAGTACCCGCCGGACGCCCTGCGGGATCACCACCAGCCACATCCCGGACGAGTAGCCGAAGCCGAGCGCCCGGGCTGCCTCGAGCTGGCCCTTCTCCACGCTCTGGATGCCGGACCGGAAGATCTCGCCGATGTACGCGGCCGCGATCAGCGACAGCGCGAGGATGCCCAGCGGGTACGGGTTCGGGCCCCACCAGTGCCGGGTGATCGGGGACAGCCCCTGGCCGATCAGCAGGATCGTCAGGATGGCCGGCAGGCCGCGGAAGATGTCGGTGTAGATCTTCGCCGGCCAGCGCAGCCAGCGCCGCCGGGACAGCCCCATCACCGCCACGATCATGCCGAGCACGGTGCCCAGCACGACCGAGGCGGCCGCCAGCACCAGGGTGTTGACGAGGCCGACGCGCAGCATCTCGGGCAGGACGGCCCGCATCGACTCCCCGTCGAGGAAGGTGTCCTTCAGGGTGGTCCAGATGTCCATCAGCCGGCCGGGGTACCGCTCGCCTTCGGGGCGGTGAACTTCGCCTCACCGCTCCCGGGCTTGAAGTTCGCCGGGACCGCGCGGCCCGGGTAGTACTGCTCGACCAGCTTGGTCCAGGTGCCGTCGGCGATCACCTCGTCGAGGGCCTTGTCGACCGCCTCGCGCAGCTTGTCGTTGCTCTTCGCCACCGCGTACGCCATCGGCGCGTCGCTCAGCTCCTTGGCGGCCAGGATCACGGTGCCGCCGCCCTGCTCCTTGGCCATCTTCTCGCCGATCTCGGCGGGCGACACCCACGCGTCCGCGGTACCGGCCTTGAGCTGGCCGAGCGCGGCGTTGTAGTTCGGGACCCGGACCGGGTCGAGCTCCTTCTGGGTGGCGTAGTCGTCCTGGACGGTGCCCTGGACCACGACGACGCGCTTGCCGGCCAGCTGGTCGAACGCGGTGATGCCGGAGTCCTTGGTGGTGTTCAGGCCGAGGTAGCCGAAGTCGTACCCATTGCTGAAGGCAACGGTCTTCTTGCGCGCCTCGGTGATCGTGATGGACGAGCTGCCGAGGTCGTACTGACCGCCGTTCACCTGCGCCAGCAGCGCGGAGAAGTCGGTGCCGACGAACTCCGGCTTGAGGTTGAGCTTGGCCGCGACCGCGGTGATCAGGTCGTTGTCGAAGCCGGTGAACTTGCCGTCCTTGACGTACACGTTCGGCGGCGCGTCGGTGAGGGTGCCGATGCGCAGCGTGCCCGGCTGCAGCAGCCCGAGGTCGGGGCCGGCGCTGTCCGGGCTGTCGTTGCTCCCGCACGCCGCGAGCGCGACGGCCAGGGTGATGGCCGTACCGAGGGCCGCGAGCCGGCGGAAGGCGCTGATGGCGCGCACGAGTGTCTCCTTCGTCACAAGGGAAAAGTGTCCTGGGCAGGGGTGACCCGCCCGCCAGACCGTAACCGCCTGATCAGGAGTGAAATTCCCGGATGCCACTGACTGAGACGTGGCTCAATGTCCAGTCCGCGTGTGGTATTTCGGCCCGTGGCCGGGCGGCCTCGGCCGGGCTCAGCCGTGATGGCGTTCGTAGTGCGCGAGCGCGTCGTCGGTGCGGCCGGCGCCGTAGGTGGTCAGGAACTCGGCGAGATCGGGGTAGTCGGCAACGATCTTCTCGGCCACCTGCTGGATCTCGGTGGCGGACGCGACCGAGCGGAGCAGGTCCTGGATCTCGCGGACGACGACCCGGCCACCGGGGCGCGGGCCGCTGGTCGTCGCCGGAGCGGCCCGGGTGAACGCGCCGGTGGTGGCCCGGATCTCGGTCAGCCCGGCGGCGATCTCGGCCGGGTCGAGACTCTCGGCGGCGGCGCGCTGGGCGAACTCGTCCAGCGCGTGCAGCCGGGTCACCACGGCGGGGTTGCCGATCTTCACCCGCTGGGCGCTGATCAGCTGGGACAGCATCGGCGCGGACAGCCCGACGACCTCGGCGAGTTTGGCCTGGGTGAGGCCTAGCGTGTACCCGACCCGGCGGATCAGGTCGCCCAGTGGTTCGCCGTACAGCTCGGTCTGTTGCTGCCGGTTCTGCGCGGTCTGGTCCATCAGGTCCCCTTGCCTCGAAGCTGGCCTCATCTTCGCAGCTGCGAATCGCAAAGCCAAGCGCGGAAGCCAGTTGACATTCGCTATTGCAAACTGCAAAGGTTGCGATAGCGAATTCACCTCAGGAGGAACCACCATGAACCGATGGGCCCTGTGGCCGGCCGCCGCGGTCCTCACGGCCGTGCTGTCCGCCGTGCTCCCGGCCGCGCTGTCGGCCCCGCCGGCCTTCGCGGACCCGGAGCCGGACAGCGGCAAGCTGGTCCTGGTGCTCGACTCGTCCGGCTCGATGAAGGAGCCGGCCGGCGACGGGCAGACCAAGATCGTGGCCGCCCGGACCGCCCTCACCCGGGTGGTCGGCAAGCTGCCGGAGAAGGCCGAGGTCGGCCTCCGGGTGTACGGCGCCACCGTGTTCAAGCGGAGCCAGCCCGGCGCGTGCACCGACACCCAGCTGACCGTGCCGATCGGTACCGGGAACCGCCCGCAGTTGCGGACCGCGATCGCGCAGTACAAGCCGTACGGTGAGACGCCGATCGGCTACTCGCTGCAGCAGGCCGCGAAGGACCTCGGCCCGGACGGCAAGCGAACCATCGTGCTCGTCTCGGACGGCGAGGCGACCTGCGCGCCGGAGCCGTGCGAGGTGGCGCGCTCGATCGCCAAGCAGGGCATCGACCTGAAGATCGACGTGGTCGGCTTCCGGGTCGGCGCGAAGGCGCGCAGCCAGTTGCAGTGCGTCGCTCGGGAGGGCCGCGGCGACTACTACGACGCCGACTCCACCGAGGATCTGGAGGCCGGGCTGGATCGGCTGTCCACGCGGGCGTTCCGGCCGTTCCGGCTGTCCGGGAAGCCGGTCGAGGGCGGGCCGCAGCAGGAGGGATCGCCGGTGCTTG encodes the following:
- a CDS encoding substrate-binding periplasmic protein, giving the protein MRAISAFRRLAALGTAITLAVALAACGSNDSPDSAGPDLGLLQPGTLRIGTLTDAPPNVYVKDGKFTGFDNDLITAVAAKLNLKPEFVGTDFSALLAQVNGGQYDLGSSSITITEARKKTVAFSNGYDFGYLGLNTTKDSGITAFDQLAGKRVVVVQGTVQDDYATQKELDPVRVPNYNAALGQLKAGTADAWVSPAEIGEKMAKEQGGGTVILAAKELSDAPMAYAVAKSNDKLREAVDKALDEVIADGTWTKLVEQYYPGRAVPANFKPGSGEAKFTAPKASGTPAG
- a CDS encoding helix-turn-helix domain-containing protein, with the translated sequence MDQTAQNRQQQTELYGEPLGDLIRRVGYTLGLTQAKLAEVVGLSAPMLSQLISAQRVKIGNPAVVTRLHALDEFAQRAAAESLDPAEIAAGLTEIRATTGAFTRAAPATTSGPRPGGRVVVREIQDLLRSVASATEIQQVAEKIVADYPDLAEFLTTYGAGRTDDALAHYERHHG